In methanogenic archaeon ISO4-H5, the following are encoded in one genomic region:
- a CDS encoding MatE efflux family protein, with amino-acid sequence MTDASENLKTLLGEPKKAIRSMVLAFFIAMAVVELNQFVDTFWVSGLGAVSSSAVATSSPIYGLMMCAGLGIGVGATATIAFRLGRGDFEEANRLAANSLLLGIVCAVASSVLVLVFARPLILIMGAESIVDECLLYILPFIFLSPLLLCNSILGGILRAEGAARKSTIVQMSVAILNMIIDPILIYGLGLGVFGAGLSTALSAGIALAIGLSWYAKNRMTVKLTRGSFRRDKEMSREVLDVGGPKTVQALISNTTDLIQRVFLIVAGGTNAVMFYNYSWRYIALINLPGRAYENAMVPVCSAAYGQRDLLKMREGFRYTAKWVLIFSAVFAVVLFVFSEPLISILTYEDSMRELRPQFVWTLQISTLLIPFSALMGIGSSMLQALKKSKVSMYYYFFWGFVKLGMYAVAAYVYHSFEYIIYCMVIVHVFGGLCLMYLAHLEYNKISVIVSNEGS; translated from the coding sequence ATGACCGATGCTAGCGAGAATCTGAAGACCCTTCTCGGCGAACCCAAGAAGGCAATCAGAAGCATGGTGCTAGCGTTCTTCATCGCCATGGCTGTGGTGGAGCTCAACCAGTTCGTCGATACGTTCTGGGTCTCCGGCCTGGGTGCGGTATCCAGTTCTGCGGTCGCTACCTCCTCACCCATTTACGGCCTGATGATGTGTGCCGGATTGGGAATCGGGGTGGGTGCCACCGCGACCATCGCGTTCCGTCTGGGACGGGGCGACTTCGAGGAGGCTAACAGGCTGGCGGCCAACTCGCTCTTGCTCGGAATCGTATGTGCGGTCGCATCCTCGGTGCTCGTTCTGGTATTCGCCAGGCCCCTGATTCTGATCATGGGTGCGGAGAGTATCGTCGACGAATGCCTCCTCTACATTCTTCCGTTCATTTTCCTTTCGCCCCTTCTCCTGTGCAACTCCATTCTCGGAGGGATCCTCCGCGCCGAGGGTGCGGCCAGGAAATCCACTATAGTTCAAATGAGCGTAGCCATCCTCAACATGATCATCGACCCCATCCTGATCTACGGTCTGGGTCTTGGGGTTTTCGGGGCGGGGCTGTCCACCGCCCTGTCGGCAGGTATCGCTCTGGCGATAGGACTCAGCTGGTATGCGAAGAACCGGATGACGGTCAAGCTCACCCGCGGTTCGTTCAGACGTGACAAAGAGATGAGCAGGGAGGTCCTCGATGTCGGAGGGCCCAAGACCGTCCAGGCACTGATATCGAACACGACCGATCTCATACAGCGTGTCTTCCTCATCGTGGCGGGCGGGACCAATGCGGTCATGTTCTACAACTATTCCTGGAGGTACATCGCGCTCATCAACCTCCCCGGGAGGGCGTACGAGAATGCTATGGTGCCGGTATGTTCGGCGGCTTACGGTCAGAGGGACCTCCTGAAGATGAGGGAGGGGTTCAGGTACACAGCGAAATGGGTGCTGATCTTCAGTGCGGTATTCGCCGTAGTACTGTTCGTCTTCTCCGAACCCCTGATATCCATCCTGACCTACGAGGACTCCATGAGGGAGCTCCGTCCGCAGTTCGTCTGGACCCTTCAGATATCCACTCTGCTTATACCCTTCAGCGCACTGATGGGAATCGGTTCGTCCATGCTGCAGGCCCTGAAGAAATCGAAGGTTTCGATGTACTACTACTTCTTCTGGGGATTCGTCAAGCTCGGAATGTACGCCGTGGCCGCATATGTCTACCACTCCTTCGAGTACATCATCTACTGCATGGTCATCGTGCACGTGTTCGGAGGGCTCTGCCTGATGTACCTGGCCCACTTGGAATACAATAAAATCTCCGTGATCGTGAGCAACGAAGGGTCCTGA
- a CDS encoding ABC transporter solute binding protein — translation MDKKVMIIAIIAVVAVAAAGVAVVMMGSHGSNDGNGKIVGNTIAEADFPNKDSRLWVYGNANEDDKIDNADVTYLEDIVAGTKTATRLADANADGKVNSADVDYLKQIIGATADTKLDVYYIDNYFKVAKVSWPVKNIATTYCSGVYTCEVTGLTGKVKMVDDTIATYWAKLNSTLQSATSLGSTETPNYEKIIEGKIDVYIPGYCDSNADVESPKKLNPAGIDVMFMNTCDNSGVSYPNEYIDRSIVMFGYLLQGDMTKTYQYLSWHDDILNEVKTKAATLAENEKSALIMSRNAPSYIATGQYSITGKDNTNLIHADWAGVYSVGQHHSILSKNYNTLTAEQIYTVLYDTKTAGYSDLYWIDNEHDGLRGQRDLDTTVASWKDLIKDGDGSKLPTMHYLGMAREAGNSPMYVLEMVFYMNVMHPGLLDTGYEYDTLFNQFINNFATEKTKYDAAGVDIDSFFKSYTL, via the coding sequence ATGGACAAAAAAGTAATGATAATAGCGATTATTGCCGTTGTCGCTGTCGCGGCTGCGGGAGTGGCCGTCGTGATGATGGGCTCCCACGGCTCTAACGACGGCAACGGAAAGATCGTCGGCAATACCATCGCAGAAGCCGATTTCCCCAACAAAGATTCCAGGCTCTGGGTCTATGGAAATGCCAACGAAGATGACAAGATAGACAATGCCGATGTGACCTACCTCGAGGATATCGTCGCAGGGACCAAGACCGCGACCCGCCTCGCCGATGCCAATGCCGACGGAAAGGTCAACTCCGCCGATGTCGACTACCTGAAACAGATTATCGGCGCGACCGCGGATACCAAACTCGACGTTTACTACATCGACAATTACTTCAAGGTCGCCAAGGTCTCCTGGCCTGTCAAGAACATCGCCACAACCTACTGCAGCGGAGTCTACACCTGCGAGGTCACCGGGCTCACCGGCAAGGTCAAGATGGTGGATGACACCATTGCCACCTACTGGGCCAAACTCAACAGCACCCTTCAGAGTGCGACCTCACTCGGATCCACAGAGACCCCCAACTACGAGAAGATCATAGAGGGCAAAATCGATGTGTACATCCCCGGTTACTGCGACTCCAACGCCGATGTCGAGTCTCCCAAGAAGCTCAATCCCGCTGGAATCGATGTCATGTTCATGAACACCTGCGACAACAGCGGTGTGAGTTACCCCAACGAGTACATCGACCGTTCCATCGTGATGTTCGGATACCTCCTCCAGGGGGACATGACCAAGACCTACCAGTATCTGTCATGGCACGACGACATCCTCAACGAGGTCAAGACCAAGGCAGCTACCCTCGCGGAAAACGAGAAGAGCGCACTCATCATGTCGAGGAATGCCCCCAGCTACATCGCCACTGGACAGTACAGCATCACCGGAAAGGACAACACCAACCTCATCCACGCAGACTGGGCGGGAGTATACTCAGTAGGACAGCACCACAGCATCCTGTCCAAGAACTACAACACCCTCACCGCAGAACAGATCTACACCGTGCTCTACGACACCAAGACCGCAGGATACAGTGATCTCTACTGGATCGACAACGAGCACGACGGACTTCGCGGACAGAGGGACCTGGATACCACCGTGGCCTCTTGGAAGGACCTCATTAAAGATGGAGACGGAAGCAAACTCCCCACCATGCACTACCTCGGTATGGCACGTGAGGCCGGAAACAGCCCCATGTACGTCCTCGAGATGGTGTTTTACATGAACGTCATGCACCCCGGACTCCTCGACACGGGATACGAGTACGACACCCTCTTCAACCAGTTCATCAACAACTTCGCTACCGAGAAAACGAAGTACGATGCTGCCGGTGTCGACATCGACAGTTTCTTTAAGAGCTACACGCTCTGA
- a CDS encoding transposase IS605 OrfB family, protein MKTIRMRIELTSEQRKVVDHNIDANRLVYNSMITACKNVHRKTGRLPTVFDLNKLGTQMRHNHRYIRDAYSTTLNATSKRVIEACEKTLSSKRHKGERKAESTAEADPQESNDSGRFPRYRPKGSFSSYTYPTPIDFSVVTEKRNGKKRRFLRLGKVPGLVRCYNQSTKIDGRVKTCTVKRKDMGSYCQYYACITYETEPPVKDTTPLPPVAVDVGVSNIAALSTKKKYPNDHIFRTYKKKLAKLQRQLSRALYGSPGYRKIQNRISHLYEKINNHRKNNIELISSEIAKNFSVIVMEDLSVRALRKISRSRAMTNGYNDASIGLLRKRITDKASSAGHEVILVDPRDTSQLCSSCGMKVPKDLSVRTHVCPYCRYVEDRDVNSCYNMLERAGLMGVEWIDPLSVLLSREQNSRAPGEGCAGTAV, encoded by the coding sequence ATGAAGACGATCAGGATGCGCATCGAACTCACCTCGGAGCAGAGGAAGGTCGTGGACCACAATATCGATGCGAACCGTCTCGTCTACAATTCGATGATCACCGCCTGTAAGAACGTGCATCGCAAGACAGGCCGCCTTCCGACCGTATTCGATCTGAACAAGCTCGGAACTCAGATGAGGCACAACCACAGATACATACGCGATGCATATTCCACCACGCTCAATGCCACGTCGAAGCGTGTGATCGAGGCCTGCGAGAAGACACTCAGCAGCAAGAGGCACAAGGGTGAACGCAAAGCCGAATCGACTGCCGAAGCGGATCCGCAAGAATCTAACGACAGCGGCCGTTTCCCCAGGTACCGCCCCAAGGGTTCGTTCTCCTCGTACACCTACCCTACTCCCATCGATTTCTCCGTCGTGACGGAGAAGAGGAACGGAAAGAAGAGACGTTTCCTCAGATTGGGTAAGGTGCCCGGTCTCGTAAGGTGCTACAACCAATCCACGAAAATAGATGGAAGAGTGAAGACCTGCACCGTCAAGAGGAAGGACATGGGCTCGTACTGTCAGTACTACGCCTGTATCACCTATGAGACCGAACCTCCGGTGAAGGATACAACTCCCCTCCCGCCGGTAGCGGTGGATGTCGGAGTCAGTAACATCGCCGCGCTGTCTACAAAAAAGAAATACCCTAACGACCACATCTTTAGGACGTATAAGAAGAAACTGGCCAAACTCCAGAGACAGCTGAGCAGGGCCCTGTACGGTTCCCCCGGGTATCGCAAGATTCAAAACAGGATCAGCCACCTATACGAGAAGATAAACAACCACAGAAAGAACAACATCGAACTCATATCTTCGGAAATAGCGAAGAACTTCTCCGTCATCGTGATGGAGGACCTGTCGGTCAGAGCCCTGCGCAAGATCTCAAGAAGCAGGGCAATGACCAACGGTTACAACGACGCATCCATCGGACTGCTGAGAAAAAGGATCACGGACAAGGCTTCGAGCGCCGGTCACGAAGTGATCCTGGTGGATCCCAGGGATACGTCCCAACTATGCTCGTCCTGCGGTATGAAGGTGCCGAAGGACCTGAGCGTCAGGACGCATGTGTGCCCCTATTGCAGGTATGTCGAGGACAGGGATGTGAATTCCTGCTACAACATGCTTGAGCGTGCGGGACTCATGGGTGTCGAATGGATAGACCCGCTATCCGTGCTCCTGTCAAGGGAGCAGAATAGCCGGGCACCCGGAGAAGGGTGTGCCGGCACTGCAGTTTGA
- a CDS encoding universal stress protein UspA codes for MFKHILVAVDGSESNKVAVDTAVAMAKECGATLTALSVFDPGGYGNVAAVKEVADEVDYMKQICDNILEYVTAKATEAGIDFETKIVAGNPAVKIVEATADYDLLVTGTLGRTGFSRIVMGSVAEKVVRLSNCPVLVCRNKV; via the coding sequence ATGTTTAAGCATATTCTGGTAGCAGTCGACGGAAGTGAGAGCAACAAGGTCGCTGTGGACACCGCGGTTGCGATGGCCAAGGAGTGCGGTGCCACCCTCACCGCCCTTTCGGTGTTTGATCCCGGAGGATACGGCAACGTGGCTGCCGTGAAGGAGGTCGCTGACGAAGTGGATTACATGAAGCAGATCTGCGACAACATCCTGGAATATGTGACCGCCAAGGCCACTGAGGCAGGCATCGATTTCGAGACCAAGATAGTGGCCGGAAACCCTGCCGTGAAGATTGTGGAAGCTACCGCAGATTACGATCTCCTCGTCACCGGAACCCTCGGACGTACCGGTTTCAGCAGGATCGTCATGGGAAGCGTTGCCGAGAAGGTAGTCAGGCTTTCCAACTGTCCCGTGCTGGTCTGCCGCAACAAGGTTTGA
- a CDS encoding adenine phosphoribosyltransferase Apt2, with the protein MAALEEAIKAVKNCCGVTSIDIAPILADPGLFAQALDDIYQMYEREVFDIIITTKLSGTVFAAALAARMGKGLIITTCVKPTDGYLTEDIEGNSGSFSVGMPEGFIRKGTKAVVVVDQISHGRDIKAAINMVEKQGGTVIKVSGFVEVSEINARKKAIKGYPVESRLFTEDF; encoded by the coding sequence ATGGCGGCACTCGAGGAGGCCATAAAGGCCGTGAAGAACTGCTGCGGCGTGACCAGCATCGACATCGCCCCCATACTCGCCGATCCCGGGCTCTTCGCCCAGGCCCTCGATGATATCTACCAGATGTACGAGCGCGAGGTCTTCGACATCATCATCACCACCAAGCTCTCCGGTACCGTGTTCGCCGCCGCACTGGCAGCGAGGATGGGGAAGGGACTCATCATAACCACCTGCGTGAAACCCACCGACGGTTACCTGACCGAGGACATCGAGGGGAACAGCGGTTCCTTCTCCGTCGGCATGCCCGAGGGATTCATCAGGAAAGGTACCAAAGCCGTCGTGGTCGTCGACCAGATCTCCCACGGGAGGGACATCAAGGCAGCCATCAACATGGTGGAGAAGCAGGGCGGAACCGTCATCAAGGTCAGCGGTTTCGTCGAGGTATCCGAGATTAACGCCAGGAAAAAGGCGATCAAGGGATACCCGGTCGAGAGCAGGCTGTTCACCGAAGACTTCTGA
- a CDS encoding amino acid-binding ACT domain-containing protein, with product MHLNAELYVKDLPGQLVGSLEPISMVDGNIIGVVHDREKIVNQRILVSVTFEVANSRKLDELKSIWKSRDIFISKIGSVYETLTSEFMLVGAFNATYIENLIDEVSKIVHLESTDIAYSSDNHYKDKRTAMITAEVRTEEDLDKLDEFFAEASEKDDMIYIRGL from the coding sequence ATGCATTTGAACGCAGAGCTTTACGTCAAGGATCTCCCCGGACAGCTGGTGGGCTCCCTCGAACCCATCTCCATGGTGGACGGGAACATCATCGGAGTCGTGCACGACCGTGAGAAAATCGTCAACCAGAGGATCCTCGTGAGCGTTACCTTCGAGGTGGCGAACTCCAGGAAGCTCGACGAACTCAAATCCATCTGGAAGTCCAGGGACATCTTCATCTCCAAGATCGGTTCCGTCTACGAGACCCTCACCAGCGAGTTCATGCTGGTCGGGGCCTTCAACGCCACCTACATCGAGAACCTCATCGACGAGGTATCCAAGATAGTCCATCTGGAATCCACCGACATAGCCTACTCCTCCGACAACCACTACAAGGACAAGCGCACCGCCATGATCACCGCCGAAGTGCGCACCGAGGAGGACCTCGACAAGCTCGACGAGTTCTTCGCCGAGGCCAGCGAGAAAGACGACATGATCTACATCAGGGGGCTCTGA
- a CDS encoding Cob/MinD domain containing protein: MKKIIATGKGGVGKTTTLTTVSLMMAREGKRVIVFDTDPSMNLALSFGVPYQSVCTITEDKADISHELEEGIDASGAKILEDHSVVTEDGIRIVIMGALQHGGDGCLCSAISVIKILLDYVESIGEYDVAIVDSQAGPEVLGRGLASSFDLNLILSEPTAKSSEVSVQVKKLADDLGVKENLLIVNKIDYDSDVRFVANIVGIDISKAIGIPYDRDVVKADKEGELLLDAFPDSAALAQLRNTKDLIEKTVSL; this comes from the coding sequence TTGAAGAAGATCATCGCCACCGGCAAGGGCGGAGTGGGGAAGACCACCACCCTCACCACCGTATCCCTCATGATGGCACGCGAGGGGAAACGCGTCATCGTTTTCGACACCGACCCCAGCATGAATCTGGCGCTCAGCTTCGGAGTGCCGTATCAGAGTGTCTGCACGATCACCGAGGACAAGGCCGACATTTCCCACGAGCTCGAAGAGGGCATCGACGCTTCCGGCGCCAAGATCCTGGAGGATCACTCTGTGGTCACCGAGGACGGCATCCGCATCGTCATCATGGGGGCCCTCCAGCATGGAGGCGACGGATGCCTCTGCTCCGCCATCTCGGTCATCAAGATACTTCTCGACTACGTGGAGTCCATCGGAGAGTACGATGTGGCGATAGTCGATTCGCAGGCCGGACCCGAGGTGCTTGGAAGAGGATTGGCATCCTCCTTCGATCTCAACCTCATCCTCTCCGAGCCTACCGCCAAATCCTCCGAGGTCTCGGTGCAGGTCAAGAAACTCGCCGACGACCTGGGCGTGAAGGAGAACCTCCTGATTGTCAACAAGATCGATTACGATTCCGATGTGAGGTTCGTCGCCAACATCGTCGGTATCGACATCTCGAAGGCCATCGGAATCCCCTATGATCGCGACGTCGTGAAGGCGGACAAGGAAGGCGAGCTCCTTTTGGACGCATTCCCCGATTCCGCAGCGCTGGCACAGCTCAGGAATACCAAGGATCTCATCGAGAAGACCGTCAGCCTCTGA
- a CDS encoding transmembrane protein, with protein MDSSRTILAFVMVIVLMTSVLVMFGMMQLFKDPDDQYRIDHDYTVSGTYDSMPATGTGHSHYTNENSSFVYRVTTTYTYTDGGDPVTAEAPAFAVICGSDKKVTESLYTNLGTAMSGGVQCDVWRYTEGSLTVTFTIDDRLCIREYTLVKDTLSLTAVLS; from the coding sequence ATGGACAGCTCCCGCACGATTCTCGCCTTTGTGATGGTCATCGTGCTGATGACCAGCGTTCTCGTTATGTTCGGTATGATGCAGCTGTTCAAGGATCCTGACGACCAGTACCGCATCGACCATGACTATACGGTATCTGGCACTTACGATTCCATGCCTGCCACAGGCACGGGTCACTCACATTATACGAACGAAAACTCCTCTTTCGTGTACCGTGTCACCACGACCTATACCTACACCGACGGGGGCGATCCGGTGACCGCTGAGGCACCTGCGTTCGCAGTCATCTGCGGAAGCGACAAGAAGGTGACCGAGTCGTTGTACACCAACCTGGGAACGGCCATGTCGGGTGGAGTACAATGCGATGTCTGGAGATACACGGAAGGGTCGCTGACAGTCACGTTCACCATCGATGACAGACTCTGCATCCGCGAATACACCCTGGTCAAGGATACGCTCAGCCTGACCGCCGTGCTCAGCTGA
- a CDS encoding cobalamin biosynthesis protein CbiX1: MKTGIIVLGKNSASAGEQKVVAECCRYLTEHGYRNVYPAFHFGEPRSDRVLKRMFLEEGIDTFCVLPMAVAEGNLTIWDMPKRIGLPDNSGSWTMIGKHDVAIRFATALGYSGYLASAIADRLGAPSDDTGVIVFAHGSKLSLSEKTAGRYASYLSDCGWKVSCAFSETGPVTLAEAAEKLSSDGCARLLILPFFLSPGGKSYRDAIEELNATGKEYVLTPPISEYREFLEITEHKVPEDW; encoded by the coding sequence GTGAAGACAGGAATCATCGTTCTCGGGAAGAATTCCGCCAGCGCCGGCGAGCAGAAGGTCGTGGCCGAGTGCTGCAGATACCTCACCGAGCACGGATACCGCAACGTGTATCCTGCCTTCCATTTCGGCGAACCGCGCTCTGACCGGGTCCTGAAGAGGATGTTCCTGGAGGAGGGCATAGATACGTTCTGCGTCCTACCCATGGCCGTGGCCGAAGGGAACCTCACGATATGGGACATGCCCAAGAGGATCGGCCTTCCCGACAATTCGGGTTCATGGACCATGATTGGGAAGCATGACGTGGCGATACGTTTCGCCACCGCCCTGGGCTATTCCGGATATCTCGCGTCCGCCATCGCGGACAGATTGGGGGCGCCTTCCGACGATACTGGCGTCATAGTTTTCGCCCACGGCTCGAAGCTTTCCCTCTCGGAGAAGACCGCCGGGAGATATGCCTCATACCTTTCGGACTGTGGCTGGAAGGTCTCCTGCGCATTCTCCGAAACGGGCCCCGTGACCCTCGCAGAAGCCGCGGAAAAACTGTCTTCCGACGGATGTGCCAGACTTCTGATTCTGCCCTTCTTCCTGAGTCCCGGGGGAAAGAGTTACCGGGATGCTATCGAAGAATTGAATGCCACAGGTAAGGAGTACGTCCTGACCCCTCCGATTTCGGAATACCGCGAGTTCCTGGAGATCACAGAGCACAAGGTCCCCGAGGACTGGTGA
- a CDS encoding NADPH-dependent FMN reductase, with protein MSIVIVVSSPREGGFGRRIAEKVAEGINQADKKAKIVLLNDLGPVKQCQNCEACKKNGCHCVIKDGITPLLEEIRESEGIVHVTSINFNHVSGLFKTYFDRYFCFLDENSSSTFPTGKKVATIVTAGADDTAAEKEAAEYQKIMVQHFLCEPVGTLTYTSWFLPAGEFADDSVLDRAFELGSKF; from the coding sequence ATGAGTATAGTCATTGTCGTATCCTCTCCGCGTGAGGGTGGATTCGGACGCAGAATAGCCGAGAAGGTTGCCGAAGGCATAAACCAGGCAGACAAGAAGGCGAAGATAGTTCTCCTCAACGATCTCGGGCCGGTGAAACAGTGCCAGAACTGCGAAGCATGCAAGAAGAACGGCTGCCACTGCGTAATCAAGGACGGCATCACTCCGCTTCTGGAGGAGATCCGCGAATCGGAAGGGATCGTCCACGTAACTTCCATCAACTTCAACCATGTGAGCGGTCTGTTCAAGACCTACTTCGACAGGTACTTCTGTTTCCTCGATGAGAATTCATCATCAACATTCCCTACGGGGAAGAAGGTGGCAACCATCGTCACCGCCGGTGCCGATGATACAGCGGCCGAGAAGGAGGCTGCGGAGTATCAGAAGATCATGGTACAGCATTTCCTCTGCGAGCCGGTCGGTACTCTGACCTACACTTCGTGGTTCCTGCCGGCGGGCGAGTTCGCCGATGATTCGGTGCTCGACAGAGCCTTCGAATTAGGCTCGAAATTTTGA
- a CDS encoding homoserine dehydrogenase metL, producing MRVFLSGFGTVGQGFAEVIKRRRDFFEDKYGEQPVVVGVIDSKTFAVDQKGLDLDRLVARKQEKKGVGDETYTDALAVMDSVKYDLLIEVSPTDVETGGTGLKTIRHALECGKDVITVNKGPLALHFHDLIALAKKNGCKFRFEGSVGGAMPIINLCHENLKGEKISSIRGIFNGTCNYILSKMDNGQPFEQALKEAQQLGYAETDPTNDVEGYDAATKVVILANSVFHRDVAFKDVKITGITGITPDAIAQAKSHNMVIRLVGEITETRLEVAPRLVPIGHPLSISGTLNIAQIDADLAGPITITGRGAGKIETASAILSDLIAIMSMRS from the coding sequence ATGAGGGTATTCCTTTCCGGATTCGGAACCGTCGGCCAGGGATTCGCAGAGGTCATCAAGAGGCGCCGCGACTTCTTCGAGGATAAATACGGGGAGCAGCCCGTTGTCGTCGGAGTCATCGACTCCAAGACCTTCGCCGTCGACCAGAAGGGTCTGGACCTCGACAGGCTCGTGGCCAGGAAACAGGAGAAGAAGGGTGTGGGCGACGAGACCTACACCGATGCCCTCGCCGTCATGGACTCAGTCAAATACGACCTTCTGATCGAGGTCTCCCCCACCGACGTCGAAACCGGCGGCACCGGACTGAAGACGATCAGGCACGCACTCGAGTGCGGAAAGGACGTCATCACCGTCAACAAGGGTCCCCTGGCACTTCACTTCCACGACCTTATCGCACTCGCCAAGAAGAACGGATGCAAGTTCCGCTTCGAGGGTTCTGTCGGAGGCGCGATGCCCATCATCAACCTCTGCCACGAGAACCTCAAGGGGGAGAAGATCTCCTCCATCCGCGGTATCTTCAACGGTACCTGCAACTACATCCTCAGCAAGATGGACAACGGACAGCCCTTCGAGCAGGCGCTCAAAGAAGCACAGCAGCTCGGATACGCTGAGACCGACCCCACCAACGACGTCGAAGGATACGATGCAGCCACCAAGGTCGTCATCCTCGCCAACTCGGTGTTCCACAGGGATGTCGCCTTCAAGGACGTGAAGATCACCGGTATCACGGGCATAACCCCCGATGCCATCGCCCAGGCCAAATCACACAACATGGTGATCAGGCTGGTCGGAGAGATCACCGAGACCAGGCTCGAGGTCGCACCCCGTCTGGTCCCCATCGGACACCCCCTGAGCATCTCCGGAACACTCAACATCGCCCAGATCGATGCAGATTTGGCAGGACCAATAACAATCACCGGCCGCGGTGCAGGAAAGATCGAGACCGCCTCGGCCATCCTCAGCGACCTCATCGCAATCATGAGCATGAGGAGCTGA
- a CDS encoding ABC transporter ATP binding protein yields MNGDTSVLLTPREGSERISVEFKDMCFGYDSKQILNNINLTFDEPGLVCVLGPNGVGKTTLVKCINKLLKPNSGCVEINGVDVHTMSLLDIARILAFVPNSSSSVFSMSVSEAILLGRHPRAGWTTSERDIDMVDAAIELMELQEFSDRDIRQLSAGQMQRVLIARGLVQEPDILILDEPTSNLDVKYQMDVMRFLKAYARDRKILVIMVCHDLNITAAYADRVILMSNGGVYADGRSADVLTRENIKTVYQVDSEVQLHDGIPHIRLIPKFD; encoded by the coding sequence ATGAACGGCGATACCTCCGTCCTCCTTACTCCCCGGGAAGGATCGGAAAGAATCAGCGTCGAGTTCAAGGACATGTGCTTCGGATACGATTCGAAGCAGATCCTGAACAACATCAACCTCACATTCGACGAACCGGGACTCGTGTGTGTTCTCGGCCCCAACGGTGTCGGAAAGACCACCCTCGTAAAGTGCATAAACAAACTGCTCAAACCCAACTCGGGATGTGTGGAGATCAACGGGGTGGATGTCCACACCATGTCTCTCCTGGACATCGCCCGTATACTCGCATTCGTCCCCAACAGTTCCAGCAGCGTGTTCAGCATGTCCGTCTCCGAGGCCATCCTTCTGGGAAGGCATCCTCGGGCAGGGTGGACTACCTCCGAAAGGGACATCGACATGGTTGATGCGGCGATAGAACTGATGGAACTTCAGGAGTTCAGCGACCGCGACATCCGCCAGCTCAGCGCGGGACAGATGCAGAGAGTGCTCATCGCCCGCGGATTGGTCCAGGAACCTGATATCCTGATATTGGACGAGCCCACGTCGAACCTCGACGTGAAATACCAGATGGACGTGATGCGCTTCCTCAAAGCCTATGCCAGGGACAGGAAGATCCTGGTCATCATGGTCTGTCACGACCTTAACATTACTGCCGCTTACGCGGACCGTGTGATTTTGATGAGTAACGGAGGGGTCTATGCCGATGGCAGGTCCGCCGACGTACTTACTCGCGAGAATATCAAAACCGTTTACCAGGTGGATTCCGAAGTGCAGCTGCATGACGGCATACCCCACATAAGGCTGATACCGAAATTCGATTGA